In Myxococcaceae bacterium JPH2, the DNA window TGGTTGCCCTGGTGCCGCTGCTCCTTGCTCGGCGTCGTGTGGCCCTCATCGGTCATGCCTGAGGGCACCGCCTCCGCCGTGCTGGCCGCGCACCCGTAGCTCAGTCTTGCTCGGGCGCAGCGGGCTGGAGTCCGTTCGCGTGAGCCCCAGGACCCGGGGCTCTGCGCGGCGCGTGCTACTTCGCGCCAGCGGGCGCGACATCGCCAGCGCGCTCGGCGAAGGGACGGGCGTCACGCACGAGGGAGAGCAGCACCTTGCCGGGCTCCTCGGCCATCACCTCGTGCGCTGACTGCTCGAACCAGATGAGCCGCTTCGACGGAGCCTTGACGCCCGCGAACCATTCAGCGGCAACCGTCGCCGAGACATTGCGGTCGTGGCGGCCCAGCAACAGGAGCAGCGGAGTCTTCAGCCGCTTCACGCGCGACAGGTCCGCCGTCAGGATGGCGGGAAGGAGCTTCTCGACCGAGAGCTCTTCCGCCTTCCACATCTGGCGGAGATCCTCATCGGTGTACTCGGGCGACAGCGCCGACGCCGCACCCTCGAAGCTCGCATCGAGACGCCGGTAGGCGGCGCCCCCGAAGAAGTTGAGCCATCGCCGCTGGAGCCCGATGTCCTTCATCGGGATGGGCTCCTTGCTCACGCCATAGGGCGCGATCGCGTTGAGGTCGCGGATCGCCTCTTCGTTCTTCGTCGCGCGCGCCTGCTCCATCGACCAGGCCCAGCCGCGCCGTTCGCTCTCCGCCGCGTCAACGGCCTGTCCGACGCCGATATAGGCGTGGAGCCATTCGGGGTGCTTCTCCGCGAGGGTGAGTCCGAGGATGCTTCCCCAGCTGTGGCCCAGGACGAAGATCTTCTGCTTGCCGAAGGTCGTGCGTGCCCATTGGGCGACTTCCTCGGCATCGGCGTGCATCCGCTCGAGGGTGATGGTGGGGGTGACCGTGGCGGGATCATTCGCGACATACGTCTTGCCCGCGCCGCGCTGGTCCCACTGGACGACCGTGAAGAACTCATCCCAGCCATGCGTGACGTACCAGCTCGTCGGCATCGCGACCCAGCCGGGGCCACCATGCAGGACGAGCAGCACGGGGTTGCGCAGATCTCGACTGCGGACCGAGACCCATTGGTCGATGCCTCCAATGCGAATCTTCTCGGTGCGCTCCGTCCCCTCGGGCGCCACGACCTTGCGCAGGTCCGCGATGATCTTGACTGCTTCGGCTCGGTCATGAGGGCCTGGCGCCTCCTCCGCCTGAACCTGCATGCCCAGGAGGAGCAGCGCCGCCACCGGTAACCACGATGCTCTTCTCACCCTGACCCCTCGTCCCAATCCGTCCGGGTTCAACGTATCCGTTCCAGCGACAAACAGGCGCTGGCTATACTCCCTACGCTGGAAGCGATTCAGCGATTGCAGTCATCCGGGGCTCCGGCTCCGGGACATGCGGCGCGGGGAGGATGTGATGCGAAGGTCTGCCGTGCTGCTCGGGCTCCTGGGGGGCGTCGGGTGCGCCTCTGTCACACGAGGACTCGACACCCAGCTCAACCCAGAGACGGGACAGTACGAGACGCCCTCGCACGAGGTCATCTATCCGGTCCCTGTCGACGACGCGCTGATGACAGTCCGGTACATCCTGGAGAAGAACCACTCCTCCGTGATGGAGAAGGAGGGGGGACTGGCGATGTTCTCCTCCTTCATTCCGGATGTCGTCCCTCCCGAGCGCTACTACATCCAGGGGGAGCGGCTCGGGGCTCGGCAGTCTCTCGTTCGGGTCTTTCGAATCCGCTACAGCCAGCTGGGGAGCTACGGCGCTCAGGCCGAGGACAGTCTCCGCCTGCAGGTCTCCATGCCGGGCGCCTTCGCCAACATCCCCGGGCTCGAGGGCTACAGTCCGGCGCACGGCTACCGCGACCTGGTCATCGAGCAGAAGCTCCTGGAGCGATTGGAGATGGCTCCCGCGCTGGAG includes these proteins:
- a CDS encoding alpha/beta hydrolase; the encoded protein is MQVQAEEAPGPHDRAEAVKIIADLRKVVAPEGTERTEKIRIGGIDQWVSVRSRDLRNPVLLVLHGGPGWVAMPTSWYVTHGWDEFFTVVQWDQRGAGKTYVANDPATVTPTITLERMHADAEEVAQWARTTFGKQKIFVLGHSWGSILGLTLAEKHPEWLHAYIGVGQAVDAAESERRGWAWSMEQARATKNEEAIRDLNAIAPYGVSKEPIPMKDIGLQRRWLNFFGGAAYRRLDASFEGAASALSPEYTDEDLRQMWKAEELSVEKLLPAILTADLSRVKRLKTPLLLLLGRHDRNVSATVAAEWFAGVKAPSKRLIWFEQSAHEVMAEEPGKVLLSLVRDARPFAERAGDVAPAGAK